ATTCAcatgttttctttctctaaagTGGCCGTAGTTCTGCGTTCATCGATAAAACTAATAAAGGTTTTCTCCACTTTCCAGAACCTTCATGATGGCACGTGCAGCCGTAGTCCGATCCCCGACAACAGACCGCCTTCATTCCTTGAATCCCAAGATAAAATTTGTTCGAATTTTAGGAAAGCCGAAAAACTTTACTCACTCGTCATGGAAGCGGACGAACAATTCTCCCACCTTATGGGAGTCGAGAAATTCTACCCACACGCCAAGGGAATCCCACGTCTCAGGAAACCGAAAAGCTATACCCTCACGTCAAGGGAGCCAACAAATAGTCCTCAAATGTTATGGAAACCGAGAAACTCTGCCCACCCACCATGGGAGTCCCACACCTCAGGAAAACCAAGAAGTTATACCCTCACATCATGGGAGCCGAGTAACTTCACATCAACGCCAGGGAAGCCACAAAATTCTACTCACTTGTCAGTGAAGCCAAGGAGTGTCCCTGACTTAATTCCCCTTAAAACCCCAACGAAGGAAAGAGACCAACAGAAGGTAGACAGTGCTAGCATTCAGGAAATTAGACATCCATCTAAGAGAAGAAATAGTCGTGACAATTCTGAAATGCACCAAGAAGAACACATACACCAAGAAAAGAATGCAGACCAAACACGGAAAGCAAAAGCTAGACTGCATGTTATGTTTGAAAAGGAATATCATAACAATAGATGTATTGAGGAGTCCATAGGAATACCAGCTACAGTGAAAGGAAAAGGtctagggaaaaggaggaaattgtCTTTGGTAAGCATTCCTATCGACATGCTATACATGTGGAAAGTCTGTGATAGATGTACGCTTTGAGGagcatttattttttggggagagTGAGTGCACTCAGTGTAATTGGAAGATATCCAGCTGTGAAGCCTTCAGAGAAAATAAGATGGATCAAATGAATGGTAACTCAACATGTCCACATAATTTGAGATACTGTATGACACCTTCagagtatatttcaaaaaaaaatatcacaagaatCACCTCATGAATTGGACAGATGTAAATTCACTTCATATGTACGCTCTCTTAAACGATTAAAAGTGTCTGATCCATGGAGAAAAGCCATTGATCAGTGTCAGAATTTTCTGGATAGAGAGACCTCTCAAGCAAGTGAAACAAATGAAGAGCAATTAAATACATTAGAAAAAGTCAATAATGTCAATATTTTggactttttacccaacaaaaaaaacaatggcttaacacatatatgggcaaagaaggaagggaaagagataatagaaaggggactcaaacgtgtacttacgtggctttttttttttttttcttagacatatcTTGAAGTGGttgagcggattttcttcttttGGAGGTGGTGTTCATGCTGCGAGCACGCAGCGCCTGCTCTGCCGCCAATTTGTAAAAGActattcgtactctagtacagtggctgacaggggctcaaaacacatgtaaaggaaTGAACAcgcgctacgacgacgctacgacttagCTTAGGGTAATGGCGTTGAGCGCAGGTCGCGGGTCAGGTCatcccgcccggagggggaggctaggccaATCTTACCGCACCGCGCATTggacacgaactgaagggtcaggaaagatcagatataattgtcatctacgccctcgctgagtgaatggttcctatttgggacttagagccacatggtccactggtaacagaaatagacttatgtatatgttatacacctGCAACAGGTTACCATATTGGAACTAAGTCCTGCAATGATAATACCTGGCAGGCCGGAAAAGTGACTCCTATAATTAACTGATCTGGCTCTACAGTCCACCAAATAAATTAAAGCTCTCCAACCTGCCTGCCCTCACCAAGCCCCTATTTATTATTCCATCTAAGGGCAGCTAGCTACCCTtagcttcccctcctcctcaccctaaggattcctcctcctctattttatTAACAGCAGCACGGCAGAGAAAAAGGGCTCTCAGGACCTTATATGTTCCAAGGTTGGTTGTGAGATCTTCCTTTGACACCCCCACAGCAAGCATGACCTTAGCCTTGTGTGCACAAATTTGGGTGTTATCACACGTACCTGGCTTTGGAGCTAGTGTTTTAAGTGTGAGCCAGAGTACTTACAATTAAACGCGAAAACTGTGGCACTTGGCAGTTTAACTGTGAGCTGCCGACGAATTTATAAGGGTTCTTTTCCCACTCGGCAGGGCTACGATCCCGACCGGCTTCAACACACAAAGACAGCTGTTGGCTCAGTGTGCCTCCACTTACCCCTTTGCAATCCTGTTACTATTAGCACCT
The sequence above is a segment of the Penaeus monodon isolate SGIC_2016 unplaced genomic scaffold, NSTDA_Pmon_1 PmonScaffold_2808, whole genome shotgun sequence genome. Coding sequences within it:
- the LOC119570467 gene encoding uncharacterized protein LOC119570467, which gives rise to MEADEQFSHLMGVEKFYPHAKGIPRLRKPKSYTLTSREPTNSPQMLWKPRNSAHPPWESHTSGKPRSYTLTSWEPSNFTSTPGKPQNSTHLSVKPRSVPDLIPLKTPTKERDQQKVDSASIQEIRHPSKRRNSRDNSEMHQEEHIHQEKNADQTRKAKARLHVMFEKEYHNNRCIEESIGIPATVKGKGLGKRRKLSLVSIPIDMLYMWKVCDRCTL